AATGGGAAGTGATATTTTGACTTCTGTGATTTTTGTAAACCTGATGTTCCACCTCTCTGTTGTTGCTCTTGAACTCTGTTAAGAGAGATTTCAGAGTCCAGTCTTGTAGTCCCGATGGAGAGTGACCTGACAGAATGTTAACGAGATAGCTGTTGTAGTGTTCAGCAGAGCCTTTAacaaggcctggtttagattgcaagttttttcactctctctccgtcacatcacatctttagacacatgcatggagtattaaatgtagataaaaaaaataactaattacacagcttgattgtaaattacgagacgaatcttttgagcctagttaggccatgattggacaataattgtcaaatacaaatgaaagtgctacagtgccaaatactgattcctaacctcaatctaaacaaggcccaagtctaattatgcaaaaaaaaaaaagaactcaaGTCTGACAGAAACATTCAGAGACGAGAGATTGCCTGGATGGATTCCTCCCTGTTCCAGGATGCAAATCAGGGGGCAATTTGCAAAATCTTGGACTGGGATATTTGCAAACTGTCTGCTCCGTTAGGTCAAGAGATGTGCGGCCCAGATTGATGGATATTTGCAGATTAGTCCACACGAGAGGAGGAAAGACTGGAAGAGAAGGCGTGCACGTTTGCGGCGGCCAAAACCCCAATCCAGTTGCATTCCAATCGCCGAGAAGGATAGGAAAAAAAAAGGGAAATCgatggcggcggccggcggcgagaaCAGCGGCGCGGGCGAGGGGGAGTTCTACCTGCGGTACTACGTGGGGCACAAGGGCAAGTTCGGGCACGAGTTCCTCGAGTTCGAGTTCCGCCCCGACGGCAAGCTCCGCTACGCCAACAACTCCAACTACAAGAACGACACCATGATCCGCAAGGAGGTCTTCGTCTCCCCCTCCGTCCTCCGCGAGGCCAGGAGGATCATCCAGGAGTCCGATGTATGTGGGCGCTCCCATTTTTTCCCCCTTGTTCATTCATCAGCGATTGGGTTCTCGGTCTCTCACGAAGACCTAGCTAGGGTTTGCGAGCGACTGAAGAGCGGATTTCTTTTTTGATTTGATTGGTTGACCCCCACCCCCGCCGCAGATCATGAAGGAGGACGACAGCAACTGGCCCGAGCCCGACCGCATCGGCCGCCAGGAGCTCGAGATCGTTATGGGCAACGAGCACATTTCATTCACCACTTCCAAGATCGGCTCCCTCGTCGATGTCCAGTCCAGCAAGGACCCGGAGGGCCTCCGGATCTTCTACTACCTCGTCCAGGTTCGACCTCAACCACCAGTTCCGCCCACAAATACCGACATTGTTTGTTCACTGTGGCCCTCCAGAATTTTCATGGCTCTAGCCTCTACCTGGCAATATATTGATAACATTTACATGAGCCGTAAGATAGATCATTTCTGTGGACTTGTGACTTGTGAGGACACCTGAATTCTCAGATTCAGGACAACAAGCAACTAATAATATGAATATATGATTGTGACTTGTGATTTGTAAAGGACACCTGAATTCTTACATTCAGGACAACAAGCAACTAAGAATATGCTTGTTTGTTCTATTGTGCAGTTTATACTACTGGTAACTTTCAGAAGTAGTATGACCTTGATGTTAGATTGTAGCTTAGCCAAACATTGGTTCGTGTTCACCACAGACTTGGGATGAGAcatctttctttctttatttattttatttatgctGTTCAGATCTTATGCTGAAATTATGTGCAGCAGAGAAATAATGATTAAATTGACTTGATTAGCTGCTGAGGCTATTTGCAGATAGTAGGCTGTAGGCATCATTTGTTCATGCTTTTTAAGCAATGGTGACCCGTGGGCATACCAGAGGaatatttaaatcaagtttaaATTTTTAGATCAACAAGTTTCATAGTAGGAGAAAGATGTTACTTATCTGCCCTAGGATAATTGATTTTATACTAAAACTGAAGAAAACTGCACAATGTAAAGAAAAGAGTCGCCCCTCTGAGGTGAACTGTTTCTTGGCAACATTTAGTTCCATACGGCCCATCGTTCTGTACTCATCAAATCTGATAAAAAGATTTTTGTTATGTGAAGACACATTAGCCTTTCCTTTTTAAGTCCCTTGTTGGAGTTTTAGcagaaaacaacaacaacaacaacaacaacaacaacaaagcctttaagtcccaaacaagttggggtaggctagagttgaaacccaacagaagcaatcaaggttcaggcacgtgaatagctatcttccaagcactcctatctaaggctaagtctttgggtatattccatcctttcaagtctccttttattgcctctacccaagttcaacttcggtcttcctctgcctctcttcacgttactatcctgacttaggattccactacgcaccggtgcatctggaggtctccgttgcacatgtccaaaccatctcaaccggtgttggacaagcttttcttcaattggtgctacccctaatctctcacgtatatcatcgttccgaactcgatcccttcttgtatgaccgcaaatccaacgcaacatacgcatttccgcgacacttagctgttgaatatgtcgtcttttcgtaggccaacattctgcaccatacaacatagcaggtctaatcgccgtcctataaaacttgccttttagcttctgtggtacccttttgtcacataggacaccagacgcttgccgccacttcatccaccctgctttgattctatggctaacatcttcatcaatatccccgtccctctgtagcattgatcctaaatatcgaaaggtatccttcctaggcactacttgaccttccaaactaacatcttcctcctcccgagtagtagtgctgaagtcacatctcatatactcagttttagttctactaagtctaaaacctttggactccaaagtctcccgccataactccagtttctgattcactcctgtccggctttcatcaactagcactacatcgtccgcgaaaagcatacaccaagggatgtccccttgtatgtcccttgtgacctcatccatcactaaagcaaacaaataagggctcaaagctgactcttgatgtagtcctatcttaatcgggaagtcatccgtgtctccatcgcttgttcgaactctagtcacaacattgctgtacatgcccttaatgagcccgacgtacttcgttgggactttatgtttgtccaaagcccaccacataacatttcttggtattttatcataagccttctccaagtcaataaaaaccatatgtaggtccttcttcttctccctataccgctctataacttgtcttattaagaaaatggcttccatggttgaccttccgggcatgaaaccaaattggttcatagagacccgcgttattgctcttaagcgatgctcgataactctctcccatagcttcatagtatggctcatcaacttaattccccggtaatttgtacaactttgaatatcccctttattcttgtagatcggtgccaatatacttctcctccactcatcaggcatcttgttcgatcgaaaaatatggttgaacagcttggttaacca
This DNA window, taken from Miscanthus floridulus cultivar M001 chromosome 13, ASM1932011v1, whole genome shotgun sequence, encodes the following:
- the LOC136500795 gene encoding protein mago nashi homolog 2 yields the protein MAAAGGENSGAGEGEFYLRYYVGHKGKFGHEFLEFEFRPDGKLRYANNSNYKNDTMIRKEVFVSPSVLREARRIIQESDIMKEDDSNWPEPDRIGRQELEIVMGNEHISFTTSKIGSLVDVQSSKDPEGLRIFYYLVQDLKCFVFSLINLHFKIKPIQS